In the Magnolia sinica isolate HGM2019 chromosome 15, MsV1, whole genome shotgun sequence genome, one interval contains:
- the LOC131227965 gene encoding glutamate decarboxylase-like isoform X2, producing MLAGLAFKRKWQNKRKAEGKPYDKPNIVTGANVQVCWEKFARYFEVELKEVKLREGFYVMDPVKAVEMVDENTICVAAILGSTLTGEFEDVKLLNQLLTEKNKETGWDTPIHVDAASGGFIAPFLYPELEWDFRLPLVKSINVSGHKYGLVYAGVGWVVWRNKEDLPEELIFHINYLGSDQPTFTLNFSKGSSQIIAQYYQLIRLGFEGYKNIMENCMENAKALKEGIVKTGRFEILSKDVGVPLVAFALKDSSKHSVFEIAESLRRFGWIIPAYTMPRDAEHIAVLRVVIREDFSRSLVERLVSDIEKVMTDMDNLPSRLVAHITSEVDNSNMAGQGDGVVIKKSGREEEILRHWRRVVDGKKASKVC from the exons ATGTTGGCTGGATTGGCTTTCAAGAGGAAATGGCAGAACAAGAGAAAGGCTGAGGGGAAGCCCTACGACAAGCCCAACATCGTCACTGGCGCCAATGTCCAG GTTTGCTGGGAGAAGTTTGCTAGATACTTCGAAGTGGAATTGAAGGAAGTGAAACTGAGAGAGGGATTTTACGTGATGGATCCTGTCAAAGCGGTGGAAATGGTGGATGAGAACACCATCTGTGTGGCTGCGATCTTGGGTTCGACTCTTACCGGAGAGTTCGAAGACGTTAAGCTTCTTAACCAACTCCTTACTGAAAAGAACAAGGAAACAGG GTGGGATACGCCAATCCATGTTGACGCAGCCAGCGGTGGGTTTATTGCGCCTTTCCTTTACCCGGAGCTGGAATGGGATTTCCGGTTGCCGTTGGTGAAGAGTATCAATGTGAGTGGACACAAATATGGCCTTGTTTACGCTGGTGTTGGCTGGGTTGTATGGAGGAACAAAGAAGACTTGCCTGAAGAGCTCATTTTCCACATAAACTACCTAGGATCTGATCAACCCACCTTCACTCTCAATTTCTCTAAAG GTTCCAGTCAGATAATTGCACAATATTATCAATTGATACGTTTGGGCTTTGAG GGGTACAAAAACATCATGGAGAACTGCATGGAGAATGCAAAGGCCCTGAAAGAAGGTATAGTGAAGACAGGCCGGTTTGAAATCCTCTCCAAGGATGTAGGTGTGCCCCTGGTAGCATTCGCTCTCAAAGATAGCAGCAAACACAGCGTGTTCGAGATTGCGGAGAGCTTGAGGAGGTTTGGATGGATCATCCCAGCCTATACAATGCCGCGGGATGCTGAACACATTGCAGTCCTCCGAGTGGTGATCAGGGAGGACTTCAGCCGGAGCCTGGTGGAGCGACTTGTTTCGGACATCGAGAAGGTCATGACGGATATGGATAACCTACCATCGAGATTGGTAGCCCACATCACATCTGAGGTGGACAACAGCAATATGGCTGGTCAGGGAGATGGGGTTGTGATCAAGAAGAGTGGGAGGGAGGAGGAGATTTTGAGGCATTGGAGGAGGGTTGTGGATGGAAAGAAGGCTAGTAAGGTTTGTTAG
- the LOC131227965 gene encoding glutamate decarboxylase-like isoform X1 gives MVVTTTVKSDSGESLPSTFASRYVRTVLPRFKLPENSIPKEAAYQIISDELMLDGNPRLNLASFVTTWMEPECDKLIMASVNKNYVDMDEYPVTTELQNRCVNIIANLFNAPVGNEETAVGVGTVGSSEAIMLAGLAFKRKWQNKRKAEGKPYDKPNIVTGANVQVCWEKFARYFEVELKEVKLREGFYVMDPVKAVEMVDENTICVAAILGSTLTGEFEDVKLLNQLLTEKNKETGWDTPIHVDAASGGFIAPFLYPELEWDFRLPLVKSINVSGHKYGLVYAGVGWVVWRNKEDLPEELIFHINYLGSDQPTFTLNFSKGSSQIIAQYYQLIRLGFEGYKNIMENCMENAKALKEGIVKTGRFEILSKDVGVPLVAFALKDSSKHSVFEIAESLRRFGWIIPAYTMPRDAEHIAVLRVVIREDFSRSLVERLVSDIEKVMTDMDNLPSRLVAHITSEVDNSNMAGQGDGVVIKKSGREEEILRHWRRVVDGKKASKVC, from the exons atggtggtgacgaCGACGGTAAAGTCAGATTCCGGCGAGTCTCTGCCCTCGACCTTCGCTTCCAGATACGTCCGCACGGTTCTTCCCAG ATTTAAGTTGCCAGAAAATTCCATCCCAAAAGAGGCTGCTTATCAGATTATCAGCGACGAGCTTATGTTAGATGGAAATCCAAGGCTGAATTTGGCGTCGTTCGTGACAACATGGATGGAACCCGAATGTGATAAGCTCATCATGGCTTCTGTGAACAAGAATTATGTTGATATGGATGAATACCCGGTCACCACCGAGCTCCAG AACCGCTGTGTGAATATAATAGCCAACCTCTTTAATGCGCCAGTCGGCAACGAGGAAACAGCAGTAGGtgttgggacggtgggatcctCTGAAGCAATCATGTTGGCTGGATTGGCTTTCAAGAGGAAATGGCAGAACAAGAGAAAGGCTGAGGGGAAGCCCTACGACAAGCCCAACATCGTCACTGGCGCCAATGTCCAG GTTTGCTGGGAGAAGTTTGCTAGATACTTCGAAGTGGAATTGAAGGAAGTGAAACTGAGAGAGGGATTTTACGTGATGGATCCTGTCAAAGCGGTGGAAATGGTGGATGAGAACACCATCTGTGTGGCTGCGATCTTGGGTTCGACTCTTACCGGAGAGTTCGAAGACGTTAAGCTTCTTAACCAACTCCTTACTGAAAAGAACAAGGAAACAGG GTGGGATACGCCAATCCATGTTGACGCAGCCAGCGGTGGGTTTATTGCGCCTTTCCTTTACCCGGAGCTGGAATGGGATTTCCGGTTGCCGTTGGTGAAGAGTATCAATGTGAGTGGACACAAATATGGCCTTGTTTACGCTGGTGTTGGCTGGGTTGTATGGAGGAACAAAGAAGACTTGCCTGAAGAGCTCATTTTCCACATAAACTACCTAGGATCTGATCAACCCACCTTCACTCTCAATTTCTCTAAAG GTTCCAGTCAGATAATTGCACAATATTATCAATTGATACGTTTGGGCTTTGAG GGGTACAAAAACATCATGGAGAACTGCATGGAGAATGCAAAGGCCCTGAAAGAAGGTATAGTGAAGACAGGCCGGTTTGAAATCCTCTCCAAGGATGTAGGTGTGCCCCTGGTAGCATTCGCTCTCAAAGATAGCAGCAAACACAGCGTGTTCGAGATTGCGGAGAGCTTGAGGAGGTTTGGATGGATCATCCCAGCCTATACAATGCCGCGGGATGCTGAACACATTGCAGTCCTCCGAGTGGTGATCAGGGAGGACTTCAGCCGGAGCCTGGTGGAGCGACTTGTTTCGGACATCGAGAAGGTCATGACGGATATGGATAACCTACCATCGAGATTGGTAGCCCACATCACATCTGAGGTGGACAACAGCAATATGGCTGGTCAGGGAGATGGGGTTGTGATCAAGAAGAGTGGGAGGGAGGAGGAGATTTTGAGGCATTGGAGGAGGGTTGTGGATGGAAAGAAGGCTAGTAAGGTTTGTTAG